A genomic stretch from Candidatus Methanomassiliicoccus intestinalis Issoire-Mx1 includes:
- a CDS encoding SdpI family protein, with protein MVINSLLGIFGVTYIFVGLVLIILSIPLISSKVSRNNLYGIRIGKSFESDENWYVINRYGGKVLLVVGILVSALGISYALVGDVSTMLEIILLFLPIILIMLGCIIAYLHARNL; from the coding sequence ATGGTTATTAACAGCTTATTGGGTATTTTTGGAGTAACATATATTTTTGTAGGATTAGTGCTGATAATATTATCCATCCCCTTGATATCATCAAAAGTAAGTAGAAACAATCTTTATGGCATCAGAATAGGAAAGAGTTTTGAATCAGATGAAAACTGGTATGTAATCAATAGATATGGTGGAAAAGTACTGCTTGTTGTTGGTATCCTCGTATCAGCTTTAGGAATTTCATATGCACTGGTCGGTGATGTATCCACCATGCTGGAAATTATCTTGTTATTTCTGCCGATTATTCTCATTATGCTGGGCTGTATAATTGCCTATCTTCATGCAAGAAATTTATGA
- a CDS encoding 30S ribosomal protein S11 codes for MSMGKWGIAHVFASYNNIIITLTDVTGAETITKASGGMVVKAAKDESSPYAAMRAAERVADIAKEKGIEGIHVKVRAPGGNKATSPGPGAQAAIRALARAGLKIGRIEDVTPIPHDGTKKKGGRRGRRV; via the coding sequence ATGAGTATGGGAAAATGGGGTATTGCACACGTATTTGCTAGCTACAACAACATCATTATCACTCTTACAGATGTAACTGGTGCTGAGACAATCACAAAGGCATCTGGTGGAATGGTTGTAAAAGCAGCTAAAGATGAGTCTTCTCCGTACGCTGCAATGCGTGCAGCCGAGAGAGTTGCAGACATTGCTAAGGAAAAGGGAATTGAGGGAATCCATGTAAAAGTACGTGCTCCCGGTGGAAACAAAGCCACATCCCCTGGACCTGGAGCTCAGGCTGCGATTCGTGCTTTGGCTCGTGCTGGTCTTAAGATCGGGCGTATTGAAGATGTTACACCTATACCACACGATGGAACCAAAAAGAAAGGTGGAAGAAGAGGACGTAGAGTATAA
- a CDS encoding DNA-directed RNA polymerase subunit D yields MDIKVISQTETRIRFVVSNASPSLVNSLRRCLMTEIPKMAIELVEFHLGPIMDEEGNEYESVSPLFDEIIAHRLGLVPVPTDLSLYVPKDECVCGGEGCPNCTIMYSINKKGPCEVYSGDMEPLGPPELRIKDELIPIVKLGPGQALLAYASAELGTAKRHAKWQVVSGAGYRYYPTIEIDPARCDSGGTCIKACPRGVLAKEDGIVKVVDLESCILCKSCFEVCELNAIKLSGSDSKFIFEFETDGSLSALDTLKEALKILTQKFEEFRENISALEA; encoded by the coding sequence ATGGATATTAAAGTAATCAGTCAGACCGAGACACGCATACGCTTTGTAGTTTCTAATGCTTCTCCATCTCTGGTAAACTCCCTTAGGAGATGCCTGATGACAGAGATACCCAAGATGGCTATTGAGCTGGTAGAATTTCACTTGGGTCCAATTATGGATGAAGAAGGAAATGAATATGAAAGTGTGAGTCCTCTCTTTGATGAGATTATTGCGCATAGACTCGGTCTCGTGCCAGTTCCGACTGATCTTAGCCTTTACGTGCCCAAAGATGAATGTGTTTGTGGTGGGGAAGGCTGCCCCAATTGTACAATCATGTACTCTATAAACAAAAAAGGACCTTGCGAAGTTTACTCTGGTGATATGGAACCTCTTGGACCTCCTGAGCTGAGGATAAAAGATGAGCTGATCCCCATTGTAAAATTAGGTCCAGGTCAGGCTTTGCTAGCATATGCTTCGGCAGAGCTTGGCACTGCAAAGCGTCACGCTAAATGGCAGGTCGTATCCGGAGCAGGATATAGATACTACCCTACAATTGAAATCGATCCAGCTCGCTGTGATTCCGGCGGTACTTGCATCAAAGCTTGTCCAAGGGGAGTTTTAGCCAAAGAAGATGGGATTGTTAAAGTTGTAGATCTTGAATCCTGCATCCTTTGCAAGTCATGCTTTGAAGTATGTGAGTTGAATGCAATAAAATTGTCTGGATCAGACTCAAAGTTTATATTTGAATTTGAAACAGATGGCTCGCTTTCAGCCCTTGATACGCTCAAAGAAGCTCTAAAAATCTTAACACAGAAATTTGAAGAGTTTCGTGAGAATATTTCTGCTCTTGAGGCATAA